One Panicum virgatum strain AP13 chromosome 3N, P.virgatum_v5, whole genome shotgun sequence DNA segment encodes these proteins:
- the LOC120666039 gene encoding lysine-specific demethylase JMJ18-like — protein sequence MVSSSASPEEAGPARRGENRRMRGGAAASLDHCSSRNSEEDFDGPTTTCGKWHPGESQRPEIDDAPIFTPTEEEFKDAIGYISSIRPQAEKYGICRIIPPSSWRPPCSLKEKSFWESMEFNARVQQVDKLQNREPTKKRTQPRVQRKRKRRKRLRFGMTHRRPNSKTDSEDKFGFQSGSDFTLEEFHKYADEFKQEYFGMKGSDEIFLSEIKNHKKIWEPSVEEIEGEYWRIVLGSTDEVEVDYGADLDTATFGSGFPKLSSDANMQDPYAVSCWNLNNLPRLPGSVISFENEDISGVVIPWLYVGMCFSSFCWHVEDHFLYSLNYMHFGEPKVWYGVPGCEAVKLEESMRKNLPKLFEEQPDLLHELVTQLSPSVLKSEGVSVYRAVQKPGEFVLTLPRAYHSGFNSGFNCAEAVNVAPVDWLPHGQCAVELYRGQHRKTSISHDRLLLKTAKAAVKQLWMNLFDCKSGEGKYRWLNVCGKDGVLTSAVKTRVEMEGAAREVNGNLKSKKMDKDYDSTDRECFSCFYDLHLSAVSCQCSPNRFACLNHTNILCSCEMNRKVAFFRHSMKELNTLVEALEGDQTAVLLWGQDHLGLVRPSGNVQKRKLDSGSSTEFSGLTIDVNAVSGFGGSQDGCHDLEKPVGFHQESVVQHNCLDLNIEDPPSSSRIKEEHHKDRMFINHGPLQNTNIPFRLTSECSSSSSVNCSPSLFSPTRNRTSNSDLAWNTTKKLFGVDIENFANHSDIQAIPMVKVSNGSEITKEHEKSRFCNNSCPDEVTLDRLPKKVKLLEG from the exons ATGGTTTCCTCCTCCGCCTCACCCGAGGAGGCCGGCCCCGCGCGGCGGGGGGAGAATAGGCGaatgcgcggcggcgcggcggcctcgcTG GATCACTGCTCATCAAGAAATAGCGAGGAAGACTTTGATGGACCTACAACT ACATGTGGAAAGTGGCATCCAGGTGAATCGCAGAGACCTGAAATTGATGATGCTCCCATCTTCACTCCAACTGAAGAG GAATTTAAGGATGCAATCGGGTACATTTCTAGCATTCGTCCACAAGCAGAAAAATATGGAATTTGTCGTATTATTCCACCATCTTCTTGGAGACCTCCATGTTCTCTGAAGGAGAAGAGTTTCTGGGAATCTATGGAGTTCAATGCCCGAGTTCAACAAGTTGACAAGCTTCAAAACAGGGAGCCCACAAAAAAACGAACACAGCCTCGAGTtcagaggaaaagaaagagaagaaagagacTTAGGTTTGGGATGACACACAGGCGTCCCAATTCTAAGACCGACTCGGAAGACAAGTTTGGCTTTCAATCTGGTTCTGATTTTACATTAGAGGAGTTTCATAAATATGCTGATGAGTTCAAGCAGGAATATTTTGGAATGAAAGGGAGTGATGAAATTTTTCTTTCTGAAATTAAAAACCACAAAAAAATATGGGAACCATCAGTGGAGGAAATTGAGGGAGAATATTGGCGGATAGTCTTAGGGTCTACTGATGAAGTTGAG GTGGATTATGGTGCCGATTTGGACACTGCAACTTTTGGTAGTGGGTTTCCTAAATTATCTTCAGATGCAAATATGCAGGATCCATATGCTGTGTCTTGTTGGAACTTGAATAATCTGCCACGGCTGCCTGGCTCTGTTATCTCATTTGAAAATGAGGATATATCTGGTGTTGTAATTCCATGGCTTTATGTGGGAATGTGCTTCTCTTCATTTTGCTGG CATGTTGAAGACCATTTTCTTTATTCTCTGAATTATATGCATTTTGGTGAACCAAAAGTTTGGTATGGTGTTCCCGGTTGTGAAGCAGTGAAGCTTGAAGAATCGATGAGAAAGAACTTACCAAAACTGTTTGAAGAACAGCCTGATCTACTTCATGAGCTG GTTACACAGTTATCTCCATCTGTTCTAAAATCAGAAGGAGTTTCTGTTTACCGGGCTGTTCAGAAGCCAGGTGAATTTGTTCTGACACTACCTCGAGCATACCATTCTGGATTCAACTCTGGTTTCAACTGTGCAGAGGCAGTAAATGTTGCTCCTGTGGATTGGCTGCCTCATGGACAGTGTGCTGTTGAGCTCTATAGAGGGCAGCACCGCAAGACATCAATATCACACGACAGGTTACTACTGAAGACTGCAAAAGCAGCTGTGAAACAACTTTGGATGAACCTTTTTGATTGCAAGAGTGGTGAGGGGAAATACAGATGGCTGAACGTGTGTGGGAAAGATGGAGTCCTGACAAGTGCTGTTAAG ACAAGAGTTGAAATGGAGGGTGCAGCAAGGGAGGTGAATGGTAATCTGAAAAGTAAGAAGATGGACAAGGATTATGATTCCACAGACCGGGAGTGCTTTTCATGCTTCTATGATCTCCATTTGTCTGCTGTCAGTTGCCAGTGCTCACCAAACCGCTTTGCTTGCTTAAACCATACAAACATTCTTTGTTCATGTGAAATGAACAGGAAAGTTGCATTCTTTCGACATAGCATGAAGGAGCTTAATACtcttgtagaagctttggaggGTGATCAAACTGCGGTCTTGCTTTGGGGGCAGGACCACCTAGGCTTAGTTCGCCCATCTGGTAATGTGCAGAAGAGGAAGTTGGACTCAGGTAGCAGCACAGAATTTTCTGGTTTAACGATTGATGTCAATGCTGTTTCTGGATTTGGTGGCAGTCAAGATGGCTGTCATGACCTTGAAAAGCCTGTTGGATTCCACCAAGAGAGTGTAGTCCAGCACAATTGTCTTGATCTCAACATAGAAGATCCACCAAGCAGTTCGAGAATAAAAGAAGAGCATCACAAGGATAGGATGTTTATCAATCATGGGCCTCTACAGAATACCAATATTCCATTTAGATTGACCTCAGAGTGCAGTTCATCATCATCTGTGAATTGTTCACCCAGTTTATTTTCTCCTACAAGAAATCGAACCAGCAATTCTGACCTAGCTTGGAACACTACTAAGAAACTATTTGGTGTTGACATTGAAAATTTTGCCAACCATTCTGATATTCAGGCTATTCCAATGGTAAAAGTTTCAAACGGATCTGAGATTACAAAGGAGCATGAAAAATCAAGGTTCTGCAATAATTCGTGTCCTGATGAGGTCACACTTGACAGGCTGCCAAAGAAGGTTAAACTGCTAGAAGGATAG